The proteins below come from a single Kryptolebias marmoratus isolate JLee-2015 linkage group LG12, ASM164957v2, whole genome shotgun sequence genomic window:
- the LOC112451427 gene encoding putative DMBT1-like protein isoform X2 gives MWTRQQENLHFFIFVSFYLILSSIAAGQIKLVGPGSDPCSGRIEVYHNNIWGTVCDDDWDSKDADVVCRQLNCGTSLGSLISGEFGEGTRQIWLDNVQCTGEESSLTSCQHDDFGSHNCGHHEDVGVICSESLPMPSISMNPAGEVTWGQDVRIVCLTTAELLGGAFILKKTSGSFREAQVSSSNSATFSLLKVNFDHDGSYQCQYEKNISGQTFTSPLSNSITLLVSASLQRPVFSLTYPDSGLVWGPKSAEVTMGSSFSFSCSTDSDYPQGFFSLIFSGSNMTETTPAVNNSATFNFPAAEFKHQGNYSCVYEVTLSTRRFTSDQAEHIFVLIKLSLLLRVFSIAKESCCYSCWSCY, from the exons atgtGGACCAGACAGCAGGAAAACCTTCATTTTTTCATATTTg TCTCTTTTTACTTGATCTTATCTTCAATTGCTGCAG GCCAGATCAAGTTAGTTGGTCCTGGATCAGATCCATGTTCTGGAAGGATTGAAGTTTACCATAACAATATCTGGGGAACAGTTTGTGATGATGACTGGGACTCTAAAGATGCTGATGTGGTTTGTAGACAGTTGAACTGTGGAACATCACTTGGTTCTCTGATTTCTGGGGAATTTGGTGAAGGAACCAGACAGATCTGGCTGGATAATGTTCAGTGTACTGGTGAGGAAAGTTCTCTCACAAGTTGTCAACACGATGATTTTGGGTCCCACAACTGTGGACATCATGAGGATGTTGGTGTCATCtgttcag AGAGCCTCCCAATGCCCAGCATCTCCATGAATCCTGCTGGTGAGGTTACCTGGGGTCAGGATGTTAGGATCGTGTGTTTGACCACAGCTGAACTTTTAGGAGGGGCATTTATTCTCAAGAAGACTTCAGGCTCATTCAGAGAGGCCCAAGTATCCAGTTCCAACTCTGCTACCTTCAGTCTCCTTAAAGTAAACTTTGATCATGATGGATCGTACCAGTGTcagtatgaaaaaaatatttcaggtcAAACATTCACCTCCCCCCTTAGTAACTCGATCACTCTCCTTGTttctg caagTCTGCAGAGGCCTGTTTTTTCCCTGACTTATCCAGATTCAGGGTTGGTCTGGGGTCCCAAAAGTGCAGAGGTTACCATGGGTTCCAGCTTTTCCTTTAGCTGCTCCACTGACTCTGATTATCCTCAgggctttttttctctcatcttcTCTGGCTCGAACATGACAGAAACCACACCAGCCGTCAACAACTCAGCCACCTTTAACTTCCCTGCTGCTGAGTTTAAACACCAGGGCAACTACAGCTGTGTGTACGAGGTTACACTGTCTACAAGAAGATTCACTTCTGATCAGGCAGAACACATCTTTGTGCTTATTAAAT TGTCTTTGCTGTTGAGAGTCTTCTCCATAGCCAAGGAATCCTGCTGCTACTCCTGCTGGTCTTGTTACTGA
- the LOC112451427 gene encoding putative DMBT1-like protein isoform X1 produces the protein MWTRQQENLHFFIFVSFYLILSSIAAGQIKLVGPGSDPCSGRIEVYHNNIWGTVCDDDWDSKDADVVCRQLNCGTSLGSLISGEFGEGTRQIWLDNVQCTGEESSLTSCQHDDFGSHNCGHHEDVGVICSESLPMPSISMNPAGEVTWGQDVRIVCLTTAELLGGAFILKKTSGSFREAQVSSSNSATFSLLKVNFDHDGSYQCQYEKNISGQTFTSPLSNSITLLVSASLQRPVFSLTYPDSGLVWGPKSAEVTMGSSFSFSCSTDSDYPQGFFSLIFSGSNMTETTPAVNNSATFNFPAAEFKHQGNYSCVYEVTLSTRRFTSDQAEHIFVLIKLAMRQMKAYEHDANDEGDYENVNVADSATKPTEEEESDDYENCDDNCYEDLRANSDHGKVMI, from the exons atgtGGACCAGACAGCAGGAAAACCTTCATTTTTTCATATTTg TCTCTTTTTACTTGATCTTATCTTCAATTGCTGCAG GCCAGATCAAGTTAGTTGGTCCTGGATCAGATCCATGTTCTGGAAGGATTGAAGTTTACCATAACAATATCTGGGGAACAGTTTGTGATGATGACTGGGACTCTAAAGATGCTGATGTGGTTTGTAGACAGTTGAACTGTGGAACATCACTTGGTTCTCTGATTTCTGGGGAATTTGGTGAAGGAACCAGACAGATCTGGCTGGATAATGTTCAGTGTACTGGTGAGGAAAGTTCTCTCACAAGTTGTCAACACGATGATTTTGGGTCCCACAACTGTGGACATCATGAGGATGTTGGTGTCATCtgttcag AGAGCCTCCCAATGCCCAGCATCTCCATGAATCCTGCTGGTGAGGTTACCTGGGGTCAGGATGTTAGGATCGTGTGTTTGACCACAGCTGAACTTTTAGGAGGGGCATTTATTCTCAAGAAGACTTCAGGCTCATTCAGAGAGGCCCAAGTATCCAGTTCCAACTCTGCTACCTTCAGTCTCCTTAAAGTAAACTTTGATCATGATGGATCGTACCAGTGTcagtatgaaaaaaatatttcaggtcAAACATTCACCTCCCCCCTTAGTAACTCGATCACTCTCCTTGTttctg caagTCTGCAGAGGCCTGTTTTTTCCCTGACTTATCCAGATTCAGGGTTGGTCTGGGGTCCCAAAAGTGCAGAGGTTACCATGGGTTCCAGCTTTTCCTTTAGCTGCTCCACTGACTCTGATTATCCTCAgggctttttttctctcatcttcTCTGGCTCGAACATGACAGAAACCACACCAGCCGTCAACAACTCAGCCACCTTTAACTTCCCTGCTGCTGAGTTTAAACACCAGGGCAACTACAGCTGTGTGTACGAGGTTACACTGTCTACAAGAAGATTCACTTCTGATCAGGCAGAACACATCTTTGTGCTTATTAAAT tggcCATGAGACAGATGAAAGCTTATGAACATGATGCCAATGATGAAGGGGACTATGAGAATGTAAATGTAGCAGACTCTGCAACTAAACccacagaggaagaagagagtgATGATTATGAAAATTGTGATGATAATTGTTATGAGGACCTGAGAGCTAACTCAGATCACGGAAAGGTTATGATCTGA